A portion of the Mesobacillus sp. AQ2 genome contains these proteins:
- a CDS encoding FAD-linked oxidase C-terminal domain-containing protein yields the protein MAKKGIQSKDPHVLNLAKIVGYDPVRKSVLYEKEDLLAYDCDGFTIHKHLPRVVVFPKNTAEVAAIVKYCHESELPFLARGAGTGLSGGAIPLNGEVIISMVRMKKLLSVDFENRRAVVEPGFVNLKLTNSISDKGYYYAPDPSSQYCCTIGGNVAENAGGAHCLKYGVTTNHILGLEVVLPNGDIIEIGKDGIPDLPGYDLLGLLTGSEGTLGIVTKITVRILKNPEGKQTVLAYFDKVADGSKAVSDIISAGIVPAALEMMDQTAIEGVEAAAFPVGHPKDIEAVLLIEVDGIAAGLDEQINQILEVCNNNNVREVKAAQSEQERARWWANRKTGFGAMGAISPDYLVQDGVIPRSRLPEVLKRINEISEEFGLRIANIFHAGDGNLHPLVLFDARKPGESERALEAGSMCLKVCADVGGTITGEHGVGIEKREEMRFVFNDEEIHAQTEIRQVFNPKNLLNAGKLFPSPGRCVEVKKEIAAASSQ from the coding sequence ATGGCAAAGAAAGGTATTCAATCGAAGGACCCTCATGTCCTGAATCTAGCTAAAATCGTCGGTTATGATCCTGTCCGCAAGTCCGTTCTCTATGAAAAGGAAGATCTTCTTGCCTATGACTGTGACGGTTTCACCATCCATAAGCATCTGCCAAGGGTTGTCGTTTTCCCGAAGAATACAGCTGAAGTTGCTGCCATCGTTAAATACTGTCATGAAAGTGAACTGCCATTTTTAGCAAGAGGGGCAGGAACGGGTCTGAGCGGAGGAGCAATTCCTTTGAACGGAGAGGTAATCATCAGCATGGTCCGGATGAAAAAACTCCTGAGTGTTGATTTTGAAAACAGACGTGCAGTGGTGGAACCAGGATTTGTCAACCTTAAACTTACCAACTCCATTTCAGATAAGGGATATTATTATGCTCCGGATCCATCGAGCCAGTATTGCTGTACGATCGGCGGGAATGTGGCCGAGAACGCTGGGGGAGCGCATTGCCTGAAATATGGTGTTACGACGAACCATATTCTCGGACTTGAGGTTGTCCTGCCAAATGGGGATATTATAGAAATCGGAAAAGATGGTATCCCGGATCTGCCGGGCTACGACCTGCTTGGATTATTGACTGGTTCCGAAGGCACATTGGGGATTGTTACAAAAATAACTGTAAGGATATTGAAGAATCCAGAAGGAAAGCAAACCGTGCTTGCCTACTTTGATAAAGTAGCAGATGGCAGCAAAGCTGTATCAGATATTATTTCAGCTGGAATTGTCCCTGCTGCACTGGAGATGATGGATCAAACGGCGATTGAAGGCGTGGAGGCAGCCGCTTTTCCTGTAGGGCATCCAAAGGACATAGAGGCTGTGCTCCTGATCGAAGTGGATGGAATTGCCGCTGGCCTCGATGAACAGATCAACCAGATTCTTGAGGTATGCAATAACAATAATGTCCGCGAAGTAAAAGCAGCCCAGAGTGAACAGGAAAGAGCAAGATGGTGGGCCAACCGGAAAACGGGTTTTGGAGCGATGGGCGCAATATCACCTGATTATTTAGTACAGGATGGCGTTATCCCAAGAAGCAGGCTCCCTGAGGTTTTAAAGCGGATCAATGAAATAAGCGAAGAATTTGGGCTGAGGATCGCCAATATCTTTCATGCCGGGGATGGGAACCTGCACCCACTCGTTCTGTTTGATGCGAGAAAGCCGGGGGAATCCGAAAGAGCGCTGGAAGCCGGAAGCATGTGTCTGAAGGTTTGTGCAGATGTCGGCGGAACGATAACCGGTGAACATGGAGTTGGAATAGAGAAAAGGGAAGAAATGCGGTTTGTGTTCAATGACGAGGAAATCCATGCACAAACAGAAATCAGGCAGGTATTCAACCCTAAAAATCTCTTGAATGCTGGAAAACTCTTCCCATCTCCTGGACGTTGTGTCGAGGTGAAAAAGGAAATTGCCGCGGCTTCATCTCAATAA
- a CDS encoding (Fe-S)-binding protein has protein sequence MSLREIDLKQEPACSSKTLGNYLWSDLPDENKWADCVHCGMCLESCPTYELTGQEQHSPRGRVHLIKSVAEGKLSVNEQFMDPVFACLDCRACTTACPADVNVGGLIEEARGQIRQAMPLTGWKGAVNKLFLQELFPHQNRLNSLGSLLKFYQKSGIQKAVRKTGLINIMPKHLVEMEAIMPEVHEPVRKKYQNVDVIKAKTETKNEVAMLTGCVMDVMFSDVNEATINVLTRNGNDVIIPRNQTCCGALHVHAGDRETGRKLARKNIEAFKDADKVIVNAAGCGSMLKEYHELFRDDPEWHDRALEFSKKVEDISKYLHDTGYEKPKAAMNVRMTYHDACHLAHGQGIRQEPRDLLLNIPGVEMVHMPNSDRCCGSAGIYNITNPDMAGAVLESKMENVPEDVEMISMGNPGCMLQMAIGVEKHGRNQKVVHTIQLLDWAYQKEDSQKEGE, from the coding sequence GTGAGTTTACGAGAGATAGATTTAAAGCAAGAGCCTGCTTGCAGTTCCAAGACTTTAGGCAATTACCTCTGGAGCGACCTTCCAGATGAAAATAAATGGGCCGACTGTGTCCATTGCGGCATGTGTCTAGAATCTTGCCCAACCTATGAACTTACGGGTCAGGAACAGCATTCTCCGCGAGGAAGGGTCCATTTGATCAAGTCGGTTGCAGAAGGCAAACTCTCGGTAAATGAGCAGTTCATGGATCCTGTGTTCGCCTGTCTCGATTGTCGTGCCTGTACAACTGCCTGTCCTGCCGATGTCAATGTCGGTGGCCTGATTGAAGAAGCCCGCGGACAAATTCGCCAGGCGATGCCGCTGACAGGCTGGAAGGGTGCAGTAAACAAACTGTTCCTTCAAGAGTTGTTCCCGCATCAAAATCGCCTTAATTCCTTGGGCAGCCTGCTGAAATTTTACCAAAAGAGCGGCATTCAGAAGGCAGTCAGGAAAACGGGGCTGATCAACATCATGCCGAAACACCTTGTGGAAATGGAAGCAATCATGCCGGAGGTACATGAACCTGTACGCAAAAAATATCAGAATGTCGATGTGATCAAGGCGAAAACAGAAACAAAAAATGAAGTAGCGATGCTGACTGGCTGCGTAATGGACGTCATGTTCAGTGATGTCAATGAAGCAACCATAAATGTATTGACCCGAAATGGCAACGATGTCATCATTCCGAGGAATCAAACATGCTGCGGGGCACTGCATGTCCATGCTGGTGACAGGGAAACAGGCAGGAAGCTTGCCAGGAAAAATATTGAAGCATTCAAGGATGCTGATAAAGTCATTGTTAACGCAGCGGGATGCGGAAGCATGCTAAAGGAGTACCATGAATTGTTCCGCGACGATCCCGAGTGGCATGACAGGGCGTTGGAGTTCTCCAAGAAGGTTGAAGACATTTCTAAATATCTTCATGACACTGGATATGAAAAGCCAAAAGCAGCGATGAACGTCAGGATGACCTATCATGATGCTTGCCACCTGGCACATGGACAGGGAATAAGACAGGAACCGCGGGATCTTCTTTTGAATATCCCTGGAGTGGAAATGGTGCATATGCCTAACTCTGACCGCTGCTGCGGCAGTGCGGGAATCTATAACATCACAAACCCTGATATGGCCGGTGCTGTCCTTGAAAGTAAAATGGAAAATGTCCCGGAAGATGTTGAGATGATTTCGATGGGGAATCCGGGATGCATGCTTCAGATGGCAATCGGAGTCGAGAAGCACGGAAGAAATCAAAAGGTTGTCCATACGATTCAGCTGCTTGATTGGGCTTATCAAAAAGAAGATAGCCAGAAGGAGGGTGAATGA
- a CDS encoding FAD-binding oxidoreductase yields the protein MITAELLTEIKAVFPETQISEGGDGKQPFGNGGVLTVFPNTEKEIASLLKYANETNKTVNVIGGGTKKGYGGTTESADILLSLSNCKGIVEHVPGDMTLTVKPGTTFKEIQDYLLDFNQKIALDPFLPAYATIGGIISANDSGPKRLGYGSARDAVIGLRIVYPDGTVIRSGGKVVKNVAGYDMNKLFIGAMGTLGVISEITLKLRPVAKYESLVLLKFRQESLEDARTFAVKLLDTVIEPVALELINPSLSAKLLNEKVYTMAVSLEDVESSVMYQEDFIQKHKPSESSLDILRNEEARSFWNEFYGFVPNAAVSNTEKQTEAILKIGTVNMNVIKILQECQVVQDSHNLLIEAHGGLGHGISQLVLKGAEADINSAIHPLRSKAEELSGYAVVRHLPLEQRKMVNVWGEKQAHQFILDGIKTKIDPNRVLNPGRFVGGI from the coding sequence ATGATTACCGCAGAGCTTTTAACGGAGATAAAAGCTGTTTTTCCTGAAACTCAGATATCGGAAGGAGGAGACGGAAAGCAACCTTTTGGCAATGGAGGGGTGTTGACAGTATTTCCGAATACCGAAAAGGAAATCGCAAGTCTATTAAAATATGCCAATGAGACAAATAAAACCGTGAATGTCATTGGCGGAGGGACAAAAAAAGGATACGGGGGAACAACTGAAAGTGCAGATATCCTTCTGTCACTGTCCAATTGTAAAGGAATCGTCGAGCATGTTCCCGGGGATATGACACTTACAGTTAAACCGGGTACCACCTTTAAAGAAATCCAGGATTATTTGCTGGATTTTAACCAAAAAATCGCACTTGATCCATTCTTGCCTGCCTATGCGACAATTGGCGGTATAATTTCTGCCAATGACAGCGGACCCAAACGGCTTGGCTATGGGTCGGCGCGTGATGCAGTCATCGGACTCCGGATTGTTTATCCAGACGGTACTGTCATCCGCTCAGGAGGAAAGGTTGTAAAGAATGTTGCAGGCTATGATATGAACAAATTGTTTATCGGGGCAATGGGCACTCTTGGAGTGATTTCCGAAATCACCTTGAAGCTTCGTCCTGTGGCAAAATACGAAAGCCTGGTACTTCTTAAATTTCGTCAAGAAAGTCTGGAAGATGCAAGGACTTTTGCTGTAAAACTGCTGGATACGGTAATTGAACCAGTTGCCCTGGAGCTGATCAATCCCTCATTATCAGCAAAACTCTTAAATGAAAAGGTTTACACCATGGCAGTCAGTCTCGAAGATGTGGAAAGCTCCGTGATGTATCAGGAAGATTTTATCCAGAAGCATAAGCCATCTGAGTCCAGTCTGGACATCCTTCGGAATGAAGAGGCAAGATCATTCTGGAATGAATTTTATGGATTCGTGCCAAATGCTGCTGTTAGTAATACTGAAAAACAAACAGAAGCAATATTGAAGATCGGCACTGTGAATATGAATGTAATCAAAATATTGCAGGAATGTCAGGTGGTACAGGATTCCCATAATCTGCTCATAGAAGCGCATGGCGGTCTTGGTCATGGAATAAGCCAGTTGGTACTGAAGGGAGCAGAGGCAGACATTAATTCTGCAATCCATCCTTTAAGAAGCAAAGCTGAAGAACTTAGCGGTTATGCTGTAGTCAGGCATTTACCCCTTGAACAGCGCAAAATGGTAAATGTATGGGGAGAAAAGCAGGCACACCAGTTCATTCTGGATGGAATCAAAACAAAGATTGATCCAAATCGAGTCCTGAATCCTGGACGTTTTGTTGGGGGGATATAA
- a CDS encoding FadR/GntR family transcriptional regulator, whose protein sequence is MKVEKIPTKKVSESVTEQIEKMIEEGTFLPGEKLPSVRELCDMFGVGRSAVRDAITTLKGKGAVTVKQGEGTYICKFDSGKLFNNHLLLPSSKDISQLFQVRKLLEPGIAGIAAQNRSEADLELMAELLSGKGENSWEADYNFHMAIARAAGNEILVQLLEFISASMKKTMIGFHGFIEEDRAVFEEIAGQHYGIYQMILTKNPAHAKRLMQEHLDCVEDLLKNSSVLNV, encoded by the coding sequence GTGAAGGTGGAGAAGATTCCAACTAAAAAAGTGTCTGAGTCGGTTACGGAGCAAATCGAGAAAATGATTGAAGAGGGGACTTTCCTTCCGGGAGAAAAGCTTCCTTCGGTCCGTGAACTTTGTGACATGTTCGGAGTCGGCCGTTCCGCGGTACGGGACGCCATTACAACCCTTAAAGGAAAGGGTGCTGTTACCGTGAAGCAGGGGGAAGGTACCTACATATGTAAGTTCGACTCTGGAAAATTATTTAACAATCACCTTCTGCTTCCAAGTTCAAAGGACATAAGCCAGCTTTTTCAGGTAAGGAAACTCCTTGAGCCAGGCATTGCAGGCATTGCTGCGCAGAACCGTTCTGAGGCCGATTTGGAGTTAATGGCCGAATTGCTTTCCGGAAAAGGGGAAAATAGCTGGGAAGCTGATTATAACTTTCACATGGCGATTGCGAGAGCTGCCGGTAACGAAATCCTTGTTCAGCTGCTTGAATTCATTTCAGCATCCATGAAAAAAACGATGATCGGATTCCATGGCTTTATAGAAGAAGACAGGGCAGTTTTTGAAGAGATCGCCGGCCAGCACTACGGGATTTATCAGATGATCCTGACAAAAAATCCTGCTCACGCAAAACGATTGATGCAGGAACATCTGGACTGTGTAGAAGATCTGCTGAAAAATAGTTCCGTTTTAAATGTTTAA
- a CDS encoding YitT family protein yields the protein MAGKIVTITIASVFIGVGINGFIIPSHLINGGVWGISLLLSYLLGWKLAIIFTFLNVPIYFIAIYYDMNLFFYGLIGTFISALMISLLSPLNGMFHFPFLISICLGGIFVGTGAGLMLRIHASPGGLDLLALMLSKIFSLNVGVIILMIDTFIILSGAVIFKQTVFLYSLVIVTLVGLIALLFTSIKSITIYRY from the coding sequence TTGGCAGGAAAAATAGTTACCATCACCATTGCCAGTGTGTTCATTGGGGTCGGGATAAATGGTTTTATTATTCCTTCTCATCTGATTAATGGGGGCGTTTGGGGAATCAGCCTATTGCTTAGTTATTTATTAGGATGGAAATTGGCAATAATCTTTACTTTTTTAAACGTTCCTATTTATTTTATAGCCATTTATTATGATATGAACCTTTTTTTCTACGGCCTAATTGGTACATTTATATCTGCCTTAATGATCAGCCTTTTATCTCCTCTAAATGGAATGTTTCATTTTCCGTTTCTGATAAGTATTTGTTTAGGAGGTATCTTTGTGGGAACTGGAGCCGGCCTGATGTTAAGAATTCATGCGAGTCCTGGAGGTCTGGATTTACTGGCGCTGATGCTATCAAAAATTTTTTCGCTAAATGTTGGAGTGATCATCCTGATGATAGATACTTTCATCATCTTAAGCGGGGCAGTCATCTTTAAACAGACTGTATTTCTTTACTCCCTAGTGATTGTTACACTTGTTGGCCTGATAGCATTACTGTTTACATCAATAAAATCGATAACAATATATAGGTATTGA